Proteins found in one Sphingomonas sp. SORGH_AS_0879 genomic segment:
- the zapE gene encoding cell division protein ZapE has product MPDILNAYHRLVAAEELRPDPEQAAAAARLEQLATELETPRKTGFLARLTGKAAPAPKGVYLWGDVGRGKSMLMDLFFDHVAVEAKRRVHFAEFMLEVHARIATERAKQAGDPIAPVAAALAEEVRLLAFDEMMVTNSPDAMILSRLFTALIEAGVTIVTTSNRPPRDLYKNGLNREHFLPFIALIEARLDVLALNGPTDYRRDRLGRLDTWLVPNGPKATMTLSAAFFRLTDYPVEDAAHVPSEDMKVGGRVLHVPKALKGVAVFSFKRLCGEARGAADYLAVARRFHTVILVGIPKLGPENRNEAARFVQLIDALYEHKVKLLAAADAQPGELYETGDGRFEFERTISRLEEMRSEDYLAQGHGSDEGPTTP; this is encoded by the coding sequence ATGCCCGATATCCTGAACGCCTATCACCGCCTGGTCGCCGCCGAAGAGCTTCGCCCCGATCCCGAACAGGCCGCCGCCGCCGCGCGCCTCGAGCAACTGGCGACAGAACTCGAAACCCCGCGAAAGACCGGCTTTCTCGCCCGCCTGACCGGCAAGGCCGCGCCCGCGCCCAAGGGCGTCTATCTCTGGGGGGATGTCGGGCGCGGCAAGTCGATGCTGATGGACCTGTTCTTCGACCATGTCGCGGTCGAGGCCAAGCGCCGCGTCCATTTCGCCGAGTTCATGCTGGAGGTTCACGCCCGCATCGCCACCGAGCGCGCCAAGCAGGCGGGCGACCCGATCGCCCCCGTCGCCGCCGCGCTGGCCGAGGAAGTGCGGCTGCTGGCCTTCGACGAGATGATGGTGACCAACAGCCCCGACGCGATGATCCTGTCGCGGCTGTTCACCGCGCTGATCGAGGCGGGGGTGACCATCGTCACCACCTCCAACCGCCCGCCCAGGGACCTCTACAAGAACGGGCTGAACCGCGAGCATTTCCTGCCCTTCATCGCGCTGATCGAGGCGCGGCTGGACGTGCTGGCGCTGAACGGCCCGACCGATTACCGTCGCGACCGGCTGGGGCGGCTCGACACCTGGCTGGTGCCCAATGGACCCAAGGCGACGATGACGCTGTCGGCGGCGTTCTTCCGCCTGACCGACTATCCGGTCGAGGATGCCGCGCATGTGCCGTCCGAGGATATGAAGGTCGGCGGCCGGGTGCTGCATGTGCCCAAGGCGCTGAAGGGCGTGGCGGTCTTCTCGTTCAAGCGGCTGTGCGGCGAGGCGCGGGGAGCGGCCGACTATCTGGCGGTCGCGCGGCGTTTCCACACCGTCATCCTGGTCGGCATCCCCAAGCTGGGGCCGGAGAATCGCAACGAGGCGGCGCGCTTCGTCCAGCTTATCGACGCGCTCTACGAGCATAAGGTCAAGCTGCTCGCCGCAGCGGACGCGCAGCCTGGCGAACTCTATGAAACCGGCGATGGTCGGTTCGAGTTCGAACGCACGATCAGCCGCCTGGAAGAGATGCGCTCCGAAGACTATCTGGCGCAAGGCCATGGCTCGGACGAAGGGCCGACGACGCCTTAA